One region of Thermovenabulum gondwanense genomic DNA includes:
- the nth gene encoding endonuclease III, translating to MEQKERAMKIIEELIPFYPAKTALNFKNPFQLLIATILSAQCTDNRVNRVTERLFKKYKTPQDLAISNLKELEEDIKELGLFKSKAKNIKEASKMICEKYDGNVPDCFEELVKLPGVGRKTANVVLANAFNKPALAVDTHVFRVSRRLGLSSGETPEKVEKDLVRLFPEELWNTVHHLLIRHGRQCCRARKPLCQQCAVSKWCNHFNNN from the coding sequence ATGGAACAAAAGGAGAGAGCAATGAAAATAATAGAAGAACTTATTCCTTTCTACCCTGCTAAAACTGCTTTAAATTTTAAAAATCCTTTTCAACTATTGATAGCAACAATATTATCTGCTCAGTGTACAGATAACAGGGTAAACCGGGTGACGGAAAGGCTCTTCAAAAAATATAAAACTCCCCAAGACCTTGCGATTTCAAATCTAAAAGAACTGGAAGAGGATATAAAGGAACTCGGGCTTTTTAAATCAAAGGCAAAAAATATTAAAGAGGCTTCAAAAATGATTTGTGAAAAATATGATGGCAATGTTCCGGATTGTTTTGAAGAACTTGTAAAACTTCCCGGTGTTGGAAGAAAAACTGCAAATGTGGTTCTGGCTAATGCGTTTAATAAACCGGCATTAGCGGTTGATACACATGTTTTCAGGGTTTCGCGAAGATTGGGTTTATCTTCCGGAGAAACCCCGGAAAAGGTGGAAAAGGACCTCGTGAGATTATTTCCCGAAGAGTTATGGAATACCGTTCACCACCTTTTAATAAGGCATGGCAGGCAGTGCTGCAGGGCAAGAAAACCTTTATGCCAGCAGTGTGCCGTATCTAAGTGGTGCAATCATTTTAACAATAATTAG